One Pseudomonas abieticivorans genomic region harbors:
- a CDS encoding AraC family transcriptional regulator: MSSVDRALTYGMLTRSDRADFYIRDKQDRPAITAPHRHDYFQIQINLGGDTVQHIGGAVRPFPRNTLTFILPHRLHLIPHPEEGSFMLINFSQGFFVPQLQCDPLDLEDIALGQVPELAPFQFQEHLDFTLSDGDFAQVQVLLERMRTLDRSRTFGVSPMLRGCLLQLLGLVCSLYAEPLQQLAVDKAARRGRRDALARVSGYIREHLADARMSLTDAAAAAFLSPNYLTHLLRKDTGKTFSELVLERRMHLARTHLINGSQPISHIAQLCGFSDEAYFSRRFRKAHGVPPGQFRREQQALIGAA; the protein is encoded by the coding sequence ATGTCGTCCGTTGACCGCGCGCTGACCTACGGCATGCTGACGCGCAGTGACCGTGCCGATTTCTATATCCGTGACAAGCAGGACCGCCCAGCCATCACCGCGCCGCACCGTCACGACTATTTCCAGATCCAGATCAACCTGGGTGGCGACACCGTGCAGCACATCGGCGGCGCGGTGCGGCCGTTCCCGCGCAACACCCTGACCTTTATCCTGCCCCACCGGCTGCACCTGATCCCGCACCCGGAGGAGGGCAGCTTCATGCTGATCAACTTTAGCCAGGGCTTTTTCGTGCCCCAGTTGCAGTGCGATCCGCTGGACCTGGAAGACATCGCCCTGGGCCAAGTGCCGGAGCTGGCGCCGTTCCAGTTTCAGGAGCACCTGGACTTCACCTTGAGCGACGGCGACTTTGCCCAGGTGCAGGTGTTGCTCGAGCGCATGCGCACGCTGGACCGCAGCCGCACGTTTGGCGTGAGCCCGATGTTGCGCGGTTGCCTGCTGCAATTGCTGGGCCTGGTGTGCAGCTTGTATGCCGAGCCGTTGCAGCAACTGGCCGTGGACAAGGCCGCCCGGCGCGGCCGCCGCGATGCCCTGGCACGGGTGTCGGGGTACATCCGCGAGCACCTGGCCGATGCGCGGATGAGCTTGACCGATGCCGCGGCGGCGGCGTTTCTGTCGCCCAATTACTTGACCCACCTGTTGCGCAAGGACACGGGCAAGACGTTTTCGGAGCTGGTACTGGAGCGGCGCATGCACTTGGCGCGCACCCACCTGATCAACGGCAGCCAACCGATCAGCCACATCGCCCAGTTATGCGGCTTCAGCGACGAGGCGTATTTTTCGCGGCGTTTTCGCAAGGCCCACGGCGTGCCGCCGGGGCAGTTTCGGCGTGAGCAGCAGGCGTTGATTGGCGCGGCCTAG
- the tspO gene encoding tryptophan-rich sensory protein TspO, giving the protein MTFFIFLLACAAAASTGVLFKPGPWYAALVKPSFTPPNWAFPLAWSIIYLLLAWAGYRLTLIPGSQVVLALWAAQIALNTLWTPVFFGAHHVLAAMVILALLWLVAATMVVMALQLDVITGLILFPYVAWLSVAAALNFSILRHNR; this is encoded by the coding sequence ATGACCTTTTTTATCTTTCTACTGGCCTGCGCAGCGGCGGCCAGCACCGGCGTGCTGTTCAAGCCGGGGCCGTGGTACGCGGCGCTGGTCAAACCCAGCTTCACACCTCCCAACTGGGCGTTTCCGCTGGCCTGGTCAATCATTTACCTGTTGCTGGCCTGGGCCGGGTACCGGCTGACACTGATACCCGGCAGCCAGGTGGTGCTGGCGTTATGGGCGGCGCAGATTGCCTTGAACACGTTGTGGACGCCGGTGTTCTTCGGCGCCCACCACGTGTTGGCCGCGATGGTGATCCTGGCATTGCTTTGGCTGGTGGCCGCGACAATGGTGGTGATGGCCCTGCAACTGGACGTGATCACCGGGTTGATCCTGTTCCCCTACGTGGCGTGGCTGAGCGTGGCGGCGGCGTTGAATTTTTCCATCTTGCGCCATAACCGCTGA
- a CDS encoding ArsR/SmtB family transcription factor — translation MDISLTTDDVVRLRASASKACALLKALANEDRLLILCQLTQGERNVGELEAMTGVRQPTLSQQLGVLRDEGLVATRREGKYIFYGLASHEVIQVMKTLSGLYCGTVFTSLS, via the coding sequence ATGGACATCAGTCTTACCACCGACGACGTCGTTCGGCTACGGGCCAGTGCCTCCAAGGCCTGCGCCTTGCTCAAGGCCCTGGCCAACGAAGACCGCCTGCTGATCCTATGCCAGCTGACCCAGGGCGAGCGCAACGTTGGCGAACTCGAGGCGATGACCGGGGTGCGCCAGCCCACCTTGTCCCAGCAGTTGGGCGTGTTGCGCGACGAGGGCCTGGTGGCCACCCGCCGCGAAGGCAAATACATTTTCTACGGGCTGGCCAGCCACGAGGTGATTCAAGTGATGAAAACCTTGTCGGGCCTGTACTGCGGCACCGTCTTCACTTCGTTGTCCTGA
- a CDS encoding Gfo/Idh/MocA family protein, with protein MPDAQGKIRYAVVAGGWISQGAFMPGVGQTDNSVMTALVTGDPIKAQDLADLYNLEPYRYEQFAQLLASGTIDAVYIATPNFRHLEFALPALEAGIHVLLEKPMATSEADCQAMIAAAERSGAKLMVAYRLHCEPGTVEMVQQVRQGAIGEPRLFTATFTQHTDPANHRMKSGYWAGPATDMGPYPLNAVRNLFGSEPLHVNAVAIHTPGRPINTPDTVCVTLRFAEERLAVFTVSYSLPGSQRFQLLGTQGEIQASPCFGFGEGVAIGYHLIVDGKTTEHQHPVVDHFGGETQYFSECILNDTHPEPDGDEGWRDVRVLAAIERALHTGKAQTLAPLPARKGIQPSQARSLPLAEVPPYINTAEPND; from the coding sequence ATGCCTGACGCACAAGGTAAAATCCGCTACGCCGTGGTCGCTGGCGGCTGGATATCCCAAGGCGCCTTCATGCCCGGCGTAGGCCAGACCGACAACTCGGTGATGACCGCGCTGGTGACCGGTGACCCGATCAAGGCCCAGGACCTGGCCGACCTCTACAACCTTGAACCCTATCGCTACGAACAGTTCGCCCAGTTGCTGGCCAGCGGCACCATCGACGCCGTGTACATCGCCACGCCGAACTTTCGCCACCTGGAATTTGCCCTGCCGGCCCTTGAAGCGGGCATCCATGTACTGCTGGAAAAACCCATGGCCACCAGCGAAGCCGACTGCCAGGCGATGATCGCCGCCGCCGAGCGCAGCGGCGCCAAGCTGATGGTTGCCTACCGCTTGCACTGCGAACCGGGCACCGTGGAAATGGTCCAGCAGGTGCGCCAGGGCGCGATCGGTGAGCCGCGACTGTTCACGGCCACCTTCACCCAACACACCGACCCTGCCAACCACCGCATGAAAAGCGGCTACTGGGCAGGCCCTGCCACCGACATGGGGCCCTACCCGCTCAACGCGGTGCGCAACCTGTTTGGTAGCGAGCCGCTGCACGTCAACGCCGTGGCCATCCACACCCCCGGGCGGCCAATCAATACCCCCGACACCGTGTGCGTGACCCTGCGCTTTGCCGAAGAACGCCTGGCCGTGTTCACCGTCAGCTACAGCCTGCCTGGCAGCCAGCGCTTCCAGCTCCTGGGCACCCAGGGCGAAATCCAAGCCTCGCCCTGCTTTGGCTTCGGCGAAGGCGTGGCCATCGGTTACCACTTGATCGTGGATGGCAAGACCACCGAGCACCAGCACCCGGTGGTGGATCATTTTGGCGGCGAAACCCAGTACTTCTCCGAATGCATCCTGAACGATACCCACCCTGAACCCGACGGTGACGAAGGCTGGCGTGACGTGCGGGTGTTGGCCGCCATCGAGCGCGCCCTGCATACCGGAAAGGCCCAGACCCTGGCGCCGCTGCCAGCGCGCAAGGGCATCCAGCCCAGCCAGGCGCGCAGCCTGCCGCTGGCCGAAGTACCACCCTACATCAACACCGCCGAGCCTAACGACTGA
- a CDS encoding excinuclease ABC subunit UvrA — MTSNAPTGYVRVRGAREHNLKNVDVDIPRDALVVFTGVSGSGKSSLAFGTLYAEAQRRYFESVAPYARRLIDQVGVPDVDAIDGLPPAVALQQQRGTPSTRSSVGSVTTLGSLVRMLYSRAGSYPPGQPMLYAEDFSPNTPQGACPQCHGLGRVYEVTEKTMVPDDSLTIRQRAVAAWPMAWQGQNLRDILVTLGYDVDIPWRDLPKAQREWILFTEQTPTVPVYAGLTPAQTRQALKRKLAPSYQGTFSGARRYVLHTFTHSQSALMKKRVSQYMIGAPCALCNGKRLKQAALQVTFAGLDIGELSQMPLSRLVDVLKPVADHHAKSDLSEEKHLAAQRIADDLLQRITTLTDLGLGYLALERSTPTLSSGELQRLRLATQLASQLFGVIYVLDEPSAGLHPADGEALFEALQHLKAAGNSLFVVEHDLDTMRRADWLVDVGPAAGEHGGTVLYSGPPAGLAKVQASQTRRHLFNEVTPPPHPRRAPKAWLQLEDIRRNNLDGLAVGFPLHCFTAVTGVSGSGKSSLVSQVLLELVGEQLGHSAAVLDNEAPSLEDALPLTESGRIAAGLDGIKRLVQVDQKPIGRTPRSNLATYTGLFDQVRKLFASTEQARQRGFDAGQFSFNVAKGRCPACEGEGFVSVELLFMPSIFAPCPTCHGARYHTDTLQVTWNDLNIAQVLQLTVDQACGVFAEQPGVLRALVVLRDIGLGYLRLGQPATELSGGEAQRIKLATELQRSQRGATLYVLDEPTTGLHPCDVDRLLLQLNTLVDAGNTVIVVEHDMRVVAQSDWVIDIGPGAGDQGGQIVASGTPEKVSRVKGSRTAKYLRGVL, encoded by the coding sequence ATGACCTCCAACGCCCCCACCGGCTATGTGCGCGTTCGCGGCGCCCGCGAGCACAACCTCAAGAACGTTGACGTGGACATCCCCCGCGATGCGCTGGTGGTGTTTACCGGGGTGTCGGGGTCGGGCAAGTCGTCGCTGGCCTTCGGCACCTTGTACGCCGAGGCGCAGCGGCGTTACTTCGAGTCGGTGGCGCCGTATGCCCGGCGGCTGATCGACCAGGTGGGCGTGCCGGACGTCGACGCCATCGACGGCCTGCCACCGGCCGTGGCCTTGCAGCAACAGCGCGGCACGCCCAGCACGCGTTCATCGGTGGGCAGCGTGACCACCCTGGGCAGCCTGGTGCGCATGCTGTATTCGCGCGCCGGCAGCTACCCGCCGGGGCAACCGATGCTGTATGCCGAGGACTTTTCACCGAACACCCCGCAGGGCGCCTGCCCGCAGTGCCATGGGCTGGGCCGGGTGTACGAGGTGACCGAAAAAACCATGGTGCCCGACGATTCGCTGACCATTCGCCAGCGCGCCGTGGCGGCCTGGCCCATGGCCTGGCAGGGCCAGAACCTGCGCGACATCCTGGTGACCTTGGGCTACGACGTCGACATCCCCTGGCGCGACCTGCCCAAGGCCCAGCGCGAGTGGATTCTGTTCACCGAACAAACCCCCACGGTGCCGGTATACGCTGGTTTGACCCCGGCCCAAACCCGCCAGGCGCTCAAGCGCAAACTTGCGCCCAGCTACCAGGGCACCTTCAGCGGCGCACGGCGCTATGTGCTGCATACCTTCACCCACTCGCAAAGCGCGCTGATGAAAAAGCGCGTCAGCCAATACATGATCGGCGCGCCCTGCGCCCTGTGCAACGGCAAGCGCTTGAAGCAGGCGGCGCTGCAGGTGACGTTCGCCGGGCTGGACATTGGCGAGCTGTCGCAGATGCCGTTGTCGCGCTTGGTGGACGTTTTAAAACCTGTGGCCGACCACCACGCCAAGTCCGACCTCAGCGAAGAAAAGCACCTGGCCGCCCAGCGCATCGCCGACGACCTGTTGCAGCGCATCACCACCCTCACCGACCTGGGCCTGGGCTACCTGGCACTGGAGCGCAGCACGCCGACGCTGTCCAGCGGCGAGTTGCAGCGCCTGCGCCTGGCCACGCAACTGGCCTCGCAGTTGTTCGGGGTGATCTACGTGCTGGACGAACCCAGCGCTGGCCTGCACCCGGCCGACGGCGAGGCGCTGTTCGAGGCGCTGCAGCATTTGAAGGCCGCAGGCAATTCGCTCTTTGTGGTGGAACACGACCTGGACACCATGCGCCGCGCCGACTGGCTGGTGGACGTGGGCCCGGCCGCCGGCGAGCACGGCGGCACCGTGCTGTACAGCGGGCCACCGGCAGGGCTTGCCAAGGTCCAGGCCTCGCAAACCCGTCGGCATTTGTTCAATGAAGTCACCCCGCCGCCCCACCCACGCCGCGCGCCCAAGGCCTGGCTGCAACTGGAAGACATCCGCCGCAATAACCTGGACGGCTTGGCGGTGGGTTTCCCGCTGCACTGCTTTACCGCGGTCACCGGTGTGTCTGGCTCGGGCAAGTCCAGCCTGGTCAGCCAGGTGCTGCTGGAACTGGTGGGCGAACAACTGGGGCACAGCGCCGCCGTGCTCGACAACGAAGCGCCGTCACTGGAAGACGCCCTGCCCTTGACCGAATCCGGGCGCATCGCCGCAGGCCTTGACGGCATCAAACGCCTGGTGCAAGTGGACCAGAAACCCATCGGCCGCACGCCACGCTCCAACCTGGCCACCTACACCGGCCTGTTCGACCAGGTGCGCAAATTGTTCGCCAGTACCGAACAAGCCCGCCAGCGCGGGTTCGACGCCGGGCAGTTCTCGTTCAACGTGGCCAAGGGCCGCTGCCCGGCGTGCGAGGGTGAAGGCTTTGTCAGCGTGGAGCTGTTGTTCATGCCCAGCATCTTCGCGCCCTGCCCCACCTGCCACGGCGCGCGCTACCACACCGACACCCTGCAGGTCACCTGGAATGATTTGAACATCGCCCAAGTGCTGCAATTGACCGTGGACCAGGCGTGCGGCGTGTTCGCCGAACAACCCGGCGTGCTGCGGGCGTTGGTGGTGCTGCGCGACATCGGCCTGGGCTACCTGCGCCTGGGCCAGCCGGCCACCGAGCTATCGGGCGGCGAAGCCCAGCGCATCAAACTGGCCACCGAACTGCAACGCAGCCAGCGCGGCGCCACGCTGTACGTGCTGGATGAGCCCACCACCGGTTTGCACCCATGCGATGTGGACCGGCTGTTGCTGCAACTCAACACCCTGGTCGACGCTGGCAACACGGTGATCGTGGTGGAGCACGACATGCGGGTGGTGGCGCAAAGTGACTGGGTGATCGACATCGGGCCGGGGGCTGGCGACCAAGGCGGGCAGATCGTGGCCAGTGGTACGCCAGAGAAGGTCAGCCGCGTGAAGGGCAGCCGTACGGCTAAGTATTTGCGAGGGGTGTTGTAG
- a CDS encoding RipA family octameric membrane protein: MPKIITQQEALEQEASEHAAQMFGSPKDRLDFYRREIQYETAILSNRTNAYLSAQAFLVIAYASSMANVNPEWGKLFTLVVPPILALLGVLCSLNAWPGIRAAYDIIDHWHFKQSGLLRDLPVMGMAYDDEPLFSEMESSHKGYRKSLMFSIRAPWLFSIFWIGLGVFALYIQIGHTRA, encoded by the coding sequence ATGCCCAAGATCATCACCCAGCAAGAAGCCCTGGAACAGGAAGCCAGCGAACACGCCGCGCAGATGTTCGGCAGCCCCAAGGACCGCCTGGACTTTTACCGCCGGGAGATCCAGTACGAAACCGCGATCCTCTCCAACCGCACCAACGCCTACCTCTCGGCCCAAGCCTTTCTGGTGATCGCCTACGCCTCGTCCATGGCCAACGTGAACCCCGAGTGGGGCAAGCTGTTCACCTTGGTGGTGCCGCCGATACTGGCGCTGCTGGGGGTGCTGTGCTCGCTCAACGCATGGCCGGGCATTCGCGCAGCCTACGACATCATCGACCACTGGCACTTCAAGCAAAGCGGGCTGTTGCGCGACCTGCCGGTGATGGGCATGGCCTATGACGACGAGCCGCTGTTCAGCGAAATGGAATCCAGCCACAAGGGTTACCGCAAGTCGTTGATGTTCTCGATCCGGGCGCCGTGGCTGTTCTCGATTTTCTGGATTGGCCTGGGGGTGTTCGCCCTGTACATCCAGATTGGCCACACGCGGGCCTGA
- a CDS encoding GntT/GntP/DsdX family permease, translated as MDVSTATWMAHDTRLILCCVLAIATIIVLISATKLPPFLSILVGTFIAGVGAGLGPEEVAKAFSKGAGGILGEAGIIIALGAMLGALMAESGAADRIASTLLGLGKGRGLPWVMALVAMVIGLPLFFEVGLVMMVPIIFVMARRSDQPLLKIAIPALAGMTTLHALMPPHPGPLIAVSALHADLGLTMLLGFSIAVPAVIIAGPLYGNWLSKRMHVQEPAELGALFSKPPSATHQPSFGVSLLIILLPVLLMLGSTLAKVAMAPESSVAVTLKFLGEPLIALGIAVLAAVVCLGWANGMPRDQVGGTLRKSLAPIAVLLLTIGAGGGLKQTLLDAGVSQTISKAAEGAHMPYIILAWLIAVALRQATGSATVATTTTAGILAPLMAGLAATQSSLVALAIGAGSVFFCHVNDAGFWMVREYFGLQLKQTIWVWSVLQTIVSLVGLVGTLLWWHFLA; from the coding sequence GTGGATGTATCGACCGCTACGTGGATGGCCCACGACACGCGCCTGATCCTGTGCTGCGTGCTGGCCATTGCCACCATCATCGTGCTGATCAGCGCGACCAAATTGCCGCCTTTCCTGTCGATCCTGGTGGGCACCTTTATCGCGGGCGTGGGCGCAGGGTTGGGCCCGGAGGAGGTCGCCAAGGCGTTCAGCAAGGGCGCGGGCGGCATCCTCGGTGAGGCCGGCATTATCATCGCGTTGGGCGCGATGCTGGGTGCGCTGATGGCCGAATCGGGGGCTGCCGACCGCATTGCCAGCACCTTGCTGGGGTTGGGCAAGGGCCGTGGGTTGCCGTGGGTGATGGCACTGGTGGCGATGGTGATTGGCCTGCCGCTGTTTTTTGAAGTGGGGCTGGTGATGATGGTGCCGATCATCTTCGTGATGGCCCGGCGCTCGGACCAACCGCTGCTGAAAATCGCCATCCCGGCGCTGGCCGGCATGACTACTTTGCACGCCTTGATGCCGCCGCACCCAGGCCCGCTGATCGCGGTGAGCGCCCTGCACGCAGACCTTGGCTTGACCATGTTGCTGGGCTTTAGTATCGCGGTGCCGGCAGTGATCATTGCCGGCCCCTTGTATGGCAACTGGCTGTCCAAGCGCATGCACGTGCAGGAGCCTGCCGAGTTGGGCGCTTTGTTCAGCAAGCCGCCGAGCGCCACGCACCAGCCGAGCTTCGGCGTCTCGTTATTGATCATTTTGTTGCCGGTGCTGTTGATGCTGGGCAGCACCCTGGCCAAAGTCGCCATGGCGCCGGAAAGCAGCGTAGCCGTGACCCTGAAGTTTTTGGGTGAGCCGCTGATTGCCCTGGGCATCGCCGTGCTGGCCGCCGTGGTGTGCCTGGGGTGGGCCAACGGCATGCCCCGCGACCAGGTGGGTGGCACCTTGCGCAAAAGCCTGGCGCCGATCGCCGTGCTGCTGCTGACCATCGGTGCCGGTGGCGGCTTGAAGCAAACCCTGCTGGATGCCGGCGTCAGCCAAACCATCAGCAAGGCCGCCGAAGGTGCGCACATGCCGTACATCATCCTGGCCTGGTTGATCGCCGTGGCGTTGCGCCAGGCCACCGGTTCCGCCACCGTGGCCACGACCACCACGGCCGGGATCCTGGCGCCCTTGATGGCTGGCCTTGCCGCCACGCAAAGCTCGCTGGTGGCGTTGGCCATTGGTGCCGGCTCGGTGTTTTTCTGCCACGTGAACGATGCCGGGTTCTGGATGGTGCGCGAGTATTTTGGCTTGCAGCTCAAGCAGACGATCTGGGTGTGGTCGGTGCTGCAAACCATCGTTTCGCTGGTGGGGTTGGTGGGCACGTTGCTGTGGTGGCATTTCCTCGCTTGA
- a CDS encoding helix-turn-helix domain-containing protein, with protein MDSFFPVTCADTLSKIGLLVKARRLALGLRQKDLKSAIGTSAHTLRKIESGSELVDLRSFMLVLWRLGITDVVFASMEGIERTSQITRYCDDQNPHASIASKRVRLAKSKPGDF; from the coding sequence ATGGATAGCTTCTTCCCCGTCACCTGCGCTGATACCCTCAGCAAAATTGGGCTTCTGGTCAAGGCTAGGCGCCTGGCCCTCGGGCTGCGCCAAAAGGATCTGAAATCGGCCATTGGCACTTCCGCCCACACGCTTCGCAAAATCGAGAGCGGTTCGGAGTTGGTTGACCTTAGATCATTCATGTTGGTGCTGTGGCGCTTGGGCATCACCGATGTGGTTTTCGCCTCGATGGAAGGTATCGAACGCACATCGCAAATCACCCGGTATTGCGATGATCAGAATCCGCACGCCAGCATCGCATCGAAGCGGGTGCGGCTGGCGAAATCCAAGCCGGGGGACTTCTGA
- a CDS encoding LysE family translocator yields MFFTANLLAAFALFAFVSSITPGPNNTMLLASGVNFGFKRSIPHALGVSLGFMVLVIAVGLGLGEVFKAFPWAYTTLRYAGAAYLLYLAYKIATSGPMAAELHASRKPMGFFGAAAFQWVNPKAWIMAIGAITTYTPSQGYIVNVFIIAAVFALVNLPSVCVWVGCGSALRNVLQKPRWLMAFNLLMAGLLVLSLIPMLSAS; encoded by the coding sequence ATGTTCTTCACCGCCAACCTGCTCGCGGCGTTCGCGCTGTTCGCCTTTGTCTCCTCCATCACCCCCGGCCCCAACAACACCATGTTGCTGGCCTCGGGCGTGAACTTTGGTTTCAAGCGCTCCATTCCCCACGCATTGGGTGTGAGCCTGGGCTTTATGGTGTTGGTGATCGCGGTGGGCCTGGGCTTGGGCGAGGTGTTCAAGGCGTTCCCGTGGGCGTACACCACGTTACGTTATGCCGGGGCGGCGTATTTGCTGTACCTGGCTTATAAAATCGCGACGTCGGGGCCCATGGCGGCCGAGCTGCACGCGTCGCGCAAACCCATGGGCTTCTTTGGCGCGGCGGCGTTTCAGTGGGTCAACCCCAAGGCGTGGATCATGGCCATTGGTGCGATCACCACCTACACGCCGTCCCAGGGTTACATCGTCAACGTGTTCATCATCGCGGCGGTGTTTGCGCTGGTTAACTTGCCCAGTGTTTGCGTGTGGGTAGGCTGTGGCAGTGCACTGCGCAACGTGCTGCAAAAGCCGCGGTGGTTGATGGCATTCAACCTGCTGATGGCAGGGTTGTTGGTGCTGTCATTGATTCCGATGCTCAGCGCCAGCTAA
- a CDS encoding MBL fold metallo-hydrolase, translating into MTPCIQPFFDSGSCTFSYVVYQADGSPCAIIDSVLDYDHKSGRTGTTQADEIAAFVRSHGLQVQWLLETHAHADHLSAAPYLRSLLGGKIAIGEGIRQVQKVFKSVFNLEPTFRLDGSQFDHLLAPGETFSIGNLQACAVHVPGHTPADMAFVLEQHWVFVGDTLFMPDVGTARCDFPGGDAHQLYRSIRHLLGYPADTHLYVCHDYPPQTRTEQCHTTVGEQRRGNLHVRDGVSEEQFVEMRSTRDADLPMPVLLMPAVQVNIRAGELPPAEDNGVRYLKIPLDRL; encoded by the coding sequence ATGACCCCCTGCATCCAACCTTTTTTCGACAGCGGCTCCTGCACCTTCAGCTACGTGGTGTACCAGGCTGACGGCTCGCCCTGCGCGATCATCGATTCGGTGCTGGACTACGACCACAAATCGGGGCGCACCGGCACCACCCAGGCGGATGAAATCGCAGCCTTCGTCAGGAGCCATGGCCTGCAGGTGCAGTGGTTGCTGGAAACCCACGCCCACGCCGACCACTTGTCGGCCGCGCCCTACCTGCGCAGCCTGCTGGGCGGCAAGATCGCCATCGGCGAAGGCATTCGCCAAGTGCAGAAGGTGTTCAAGAGCGTGTTCAACCTGGAGCCGACGTTCCGCCTGGACGGTTCGCAGTTCGATCACCTGTTGGCGCCGGGCGAGACCTTCAGCATTGGTAACCTGCAAGCATGCGCGGTGCACGTGCCCGGGCACACCCCGGCCGACATGGCGTTCGTGCTCGAACAGCACTGGGTGTTTGTCGGCGACACGCTGTTCATGCCCGACGTCGGCACGGCACGCTGCGATTTCCCCGGTGGAGACGCGCATCAGTTGTACCGCTCCATCCGCCACTTGCTGGGCTACCCCGCCGATACGCACCTGTACGTATGCCACGACTACCCGCCCCAAACCCGCACCGAGCAGTGCCACACCACGGTGGGCGAACAGCGGCGCGGCAACCTGCATGTGCGCGACGGGGTAAGTGAAGAGCAGTTCGTCGAGATGCGCTCCACCCGCGATGCGGACTTGCCGATGCCGGTTTTGTTGATGCCAGCGGTACAGGTGAACATCCGCGCCGGCGAGTTGCCGCCGGCGGAAGATAACGGGGTGCGGTATTTAAAAATTCCGTTGGATCGGCTTTGA
- a CDS encoding fumarylacetoacetate hydrolase family protein codes for MTEFVIAAPATPSVAIAGSQQRFPIRRVFCVGRNYSEHAREMGHDPDREPPFFFMKPADAVVPAQGTIAYPPLTQDLHHEVELVVAIGKGGVDIDPVTALDHVWGYGVGLDLTRRDLQAQAKKLGRPWSWAKGFDESAPCSPLIPASQLGHPQEGTVWLKVNGQERQRGDLADQIWPVQDVISYLSQSGALKAGDLIFTGTPAGVGALQPGDSVSAGIEGVAQLELTIGRR; via the coding sequence ATGACCGAATTCGTTATCGCCGCGCCCGCCACCCCCTCGGTGGCCATCGCCGGCAGCCAGCAGCGCTTTCCCATCCGCCGGGTGTTTTGCGTGGGCCGCAACTACTCCGAACACGCCCGCGAAATGGGCCACGACCCGGACCGCGAGCCGCCGTTCTTTTTCATGAAACCGGCCGACGCCGTGGTGCCTGCCCAGGGCACCATCGCTTACCCGCCACTGACCCAGGACCTGCACCATGAAGTGGAACTGGTGGTGGCCATTGGCAAGGGCGGCGTCGACATCGATCCGGTCACGGCCCTGGACCACGTGTGGGGCTACGGCGTGGGCCTGGACCTGACCCGCCGCGACCTGCAGGCCCAGGCAAAAAAACTCGGCCGGCCTTGGTCGTGGGCCAAAGGCTTCGACGAGTCGGCGCCGTGCAGCCCGTTGATCCCGGCAAGCCAACTGGGCCACCCGCAGGAGGGCACGGTATGGCTCAAGGTCAACGGCCAGGAGCGCCAGCGGGGGGATCTGGCCGACCAGATCTGGCCAGTGCAGGACGTGATCAGCTACCTCTCGCAATCAGGGGCGTTGAAGGCCGGCGACTTGATTTTCACCGGTACGCCTGCCGGTGTCGGGGCGTTGCAGCCGGGCGACAGCGTGAGCGCTGGCATCGAGGGTGTGGCGCAGCTTGAGCTGACCATCGGCCGGCGTTAA
- a CDS encoding sulfite exporter TauE/SafE family protein, with amino-acid sequence MTLALTFGLLIGVVLGLTGAGGGILAVPALVLGLGWSMTQAAPVALFAVGAAAAVGAIDGLRKGLVRWRAALLMALLGSLFTPLGLYFAHRLPEALLMVLFCAVLVIVAWRMLSQVRGDHGTGIDHGWQQKNCMLDPSTGRLKWTVRCSATLAVVGACCGFLTGLLGVGGGFLLVPAFRQLSDIRLHGIIATSLMVIALVSGMAILGALHAGVRIPAEGFVFIGASIAGMVAGRAVSAKVPAKGLQCGFAGLCVAVAVYLLVHLAAG; translated from the coding sequence GTGACGCTCGCATTGACCTTTGGTTTATTGATTGGCGTGGTCCTGGGCCTGACCGGCGCCGGTGGCGGCATCCTCGCGGTACCGGCGCTGGTGCTGGGCCTGGGCTGGTCGATGACCCAGGCGGCGCCCGTGGCGCTGTTCGCGGTCGGCGCGGCCGCTGCGGTAGGGGCCATCGATGGCCTGCGCAAAGGCCTGGTACGCTGGCGCGCGGCGTTGCTGATGGCGCTGCTGGGCTCGCTGTTCACCCCCTTGGGCCTGTACTTCGCCCATCGCCTGCCCGAAGCCCTGCTGATGGTGCTGTTTTGCGCCGTGTTGGTAATCGTTGCCTGGCGCATGCTCAGCCAGGTGCGCGGCGACCACGGCACCGGCATCGACCATGGCTGGCAACAAAAAAACTGCATGCTCGACCCCAGCACCGGTCGCTTGAAATGGACCGTGCGTTGCTCGGCGACCTTGGCCGTGGTGGGCGCGTGTTGCGGGTTTTTGACCGGGTTGCTCGGGGTGGGTGGCGGCTTTTTGCTGGTGCCGGCGTTCCGCCAACTCAGTGACATCCGCCTGCATGGGATCATCGCCACCTCACTGATGGTGATTGCCCTGGTGTCGGGCATGGCGATCTTGGGCGCGCTGCATGCAGGGGTGCGTATCCCGGCCGAGGGGTTCGTGTTTATCGGTGCGAGCATCGCCGGGATGGTGGCCGGGCGGGCCGTGTCGGCCAAGGTCCCGGCCAAGGGCTTGCAGTGTGGGTTCGCGGGGTTGTGTGTGGCGGTGGCGGTTTATTTGCTGGTGCATTTGGCGGCGGGGTGA